CGCGCGAGGCCCGCGACTGCACCTGCGCGCAAGGTGGCGCCGTCCATGATCGCGGCGTCGAGCTCGTGGGTGCCGGCGCTGGTGAAGACCGCACCAACCCCGGCATTGAACAGGGGGCATTCCTCCAGGAGGTCGACCGCGATGGCGACCGCATCGAGCGCGCTGCCGCCCTCGCGCAGGCAGCGTTCGCCGGCGGCCAGGATCTCGGTGAGCGCCGCATGATAGGGCGCCTCGCCGTCGCTGCCGGCTTCCGGCCGCGCGATCGTGCCGGCGCCGCCATGGATGACGAGGACGGGGCGGGGATCGGTCATGGCTCGGGATCCGGGTCGGGGGAGGGGACGGCGCTGCCGCGGATCGGCCAGGCGGCATAATCGCCGTCGAGCCAGGGCAGGACCGATTCGGTGAGGCGGGTCGCCGCGGCGACGAGGCTGCCCGAGGCATGCGCCACGGCGCTCGACAGGGCCTCGACCAGAGCGGCGAGGCTGGCGTCCGAGGCGGCGAAGTAGCGGCTGTCGGTCCGCACGCACAGCGTGATCGTGGCCTGGGCGGCGATCGGCGAGTGCGGCCCGTCGGTCAGCGCCAGCACGGTCGCGCCACTCTCCCGGCCTTGCGTCGCCAGCCGCACCGTGTCGGTGAAGTAGCGCGGCGTGGCGAGCACGATCACGAGGTCGTCCGCGGTCAGCCGCCGCATGGCCCGCGCCGCGAAGGCCGGGCCCTCGACCGTGGCGAGCAGGTGGACGTCCTGGCGGGTGAGGTCGAGGTTGCGGGCGAGCAGGCCCGCCGGCCAGGACGAGCTGCCGAAGCCGACGATGTAGACCCGCCGCGCCGCCTGGATCGCCGCCACCGCCCGCGCGCAGGCCCCGGCATCGAGGCTCGATCGCGTCGCCTCCAGGTTGCGCCCGATCGCCGCGAAGGTCGCATCGAAGACGCTGGCCGGGTCGGCCGGCTGCTCCAGGTCGCCACGCAGCTTCTCCACCGGCGCCAGCGCGCCCTCGAAGCCCAGCACCAGGGCGGCGCGGAACTGGGCATAGCCCTCGTAGCCGAGCGCCCGGGCGAAGCGGTTGGCGGTGGCGACCGACACCCCGACCAGCTCCGCCAGCTCGGCGACCGGCAGGGTCGCGGCCTTCAGCGGATGATCGAGCACGTAGCGCGCCACCTCGCGATGCGACTGGCTCAAGGCCGGGAAGCTGCGGGCGATCCGCTGGGCGACGGAGGCGCCGTCGGGCGGGCCGCTCACGGCTGACCGTACCCGCCGAGGTGATCGAAAAATCTCATGAAGGTGATAGTGGCGAGATTTTTATGCCGAATGCAAGCCTCTCGGTGCCGGGATAGCGGGCAAGCCCTGCCCGATGCTCAGGCATGCGGACGGCGGTGCTGCCTGCTCCCTGGGAGGCTGTGTGGGAGTAAGAAGGGACACAGGTTTTCCCCTCCCCCCTCTGCGGGGGAGGGTGGCCTGCGGAGCAGGCCGGGAGAGGGGCAGCGCGACGCTGATCCAGGTAGCGCCCTCCAGAACGGTTCCGCCTCATTCGGAAGAGTGGTTCCCCTCTCCCGCCCCACTCCGTGGGGCACCCTCCCCCGCAGAGGGGGGAGGGGGAAACCTGCGCCATTCCTGTCCCCGAACAGTCCTGGATCATCCGAGACAGGCAGCCGACGATCGACAACGCTGATCTGCGCCCCGAACCGCTTGCCAACGCCGCCGCCGGGACCCATCCAGGGCTGGTGTCACAGCTTGCCCCGCCCCCTCCCGCCCCCGACATGACCAAGCCCGCCCGCGAAGGCCTGCCGCCGGCGCAACGCCGGCAGGCGATGGCGGCGGTGCTCGCCGGCGTGGCTCTCGCCACGCTCGACACCGCCATCGCCAACACCGCGCTCCCGACCATCGCGGCCGATCTCGGCGTCGATCCGGCGGATTCGGTCTGGATCGTGAACGCCTACCAGCTCGCCGTGGTGGCGACGCTGCTGCCGATCGCGGCTTTGGGCGAGATCGTCGGGCAGAGGCGGGTCTATCTCGCGGGGCTCGCGCTGTTCACCCTGGCTTCGCTCGTCTGTGCGCTGGCCTGGTCGCTGCCGGCGCTCGTCGCCGCCCGCGTGCTCCAGGGCGTCGGGGCGAGCGCCCTGATGGCGGTCAACGTCGCGCTGATCCGCTTCATCTACCCGACGCATGAGCTCGGGCGGGGCCTCGGCCTCAACGCCTTCGTGGTCGGCGTCGGCTTCGCCCTCGGGCCGACGATGGCCTCGCTGATCCTGGTGGCGGCGCCCTGGCCGTGGCTCTTCGCCGTCAACCTGCCGATCGGCCTCGCGGCCCTGGCGCTCGCCCGCCGCGCCCTTCCGGAGACAGCCCAAGCCGGCCACGCCTTCGACCGGATCGGCGCGCTCCTCAACGCCGCCACCTTCGCGCTGTTCGTCCTCGGCCTCGGCGAGGCGGCCCATGCCGGGCCGCTCTGGCGGGTGCTGGCGGAGTTCGGCGGCGCGCTCGCCTGCGGCACCCTGCTGCTGCGCCGCCAGGCCGACCACCCGGCCCCGATGCTCGCCGTCGACCTGTTCCGGCGCCCGCTCTTCACGCTCTCGGCGGCGACCTCGGTCTGCTCCTTTGCCGCGCAAGGCCTCGCCTTCGTGTCGCTGCCGTTCCTGTTCCAGCACGATCTCGGGCGCTCGCAGGTCGAGACCGGCTTCCTGATGACGCCCTGGCCGCTGGTCGTCGCCGTGATGGCGCCGATCGCCGGACGCCTCTCGGACCGCTACCCGCCGGGCCTGCTCGGCGGCATCGGGCTGGCGATCCTGGCGCTCGGCATGGCCTCGCTGGCGGCGCTTCCGGCCGAGCCGAGCGTCCTGAGCCTCACCTGGCGGATGGCGTTGTGCGGGGCGGGCTTCGGCTTCTTCCAGGCGCCGAACCTGCGCGCCATCATGACGAGCGCGCCGCAGGCCCGGGCCGGCGGCGCGAGCGGCATCGTGGCGACCTCGCGGCTCCTCGGCCAGACCACCGGGGCGGCCCTGGTGGCAGCCTGCTTCGCGATCGCGGCGGCGCACGGCCCGGCCCTGGCGCTCGGGCTCGGTGCCGCCTTCGCGGGCGTCGCCAGCGTGGTGAGCCTGTCGCGGCTGGCCGTCCGGCCGGGGCGGGAGGCGGCGTGACCGCACTCAACGACACTCAAGGAGGAAACCCCATGATCCACGTCCTCGCCATCATCCGGACCAAGCCCGGCCAGCGCGACACGGTGCTCGAAGCCTTCCGGGCCAACGTGCCCGCCGTCCATGCCGAGGAGGGCTGCATCGAGTACGGCGCGGCGATCGACACCGACGGCGTCGGTCCGTTCCAGACGCCGTTCGGGCCGGACACCTTCGTGGTGATCGAGAAATGGGCCAGCCTCGACGCCCTGATGGCGCACGCGGCCGCGCCCCACATGGCCGCTTATGGGGCGAAGACCAAGGACCACATCGTCTCCCGGGCGATCCACGTCCTGTCGCCGACCTGAGAGCTTGTTTGAGTTTATCGTCAGTCAAAGCCCTGGGACAAGGCGGCGCATCCTATTCCCTCACCTCATCCTGAGGTGCGAGCGGCAGCGAGCCTCGAAGGAGGGCTCCAGATGTCTCGGTGATCTCTGGAGGCCTCCTTCGAGGTCAGTCGCTCTGCGATCGCGTGCGATCTGTGATCGCCAACACCTCAGGATGAGGTGCGAGGGTGGGACGTTCCTTCGTTTGCAAGGATCAAATCGGGAAGACGCGCTCAGAACGGCTCTGGGCCGTCCGCGGGACCGTCACCCCGAGGGCGCTCGCACCTTGACGCCGAGCATCGCCTCGAAGGGCAGCACCATCGCGCCCTTGTCGCGGGCGCCGTGGCCGGCGAGCAGCGCCATCTGGTAGGTTGCGGTCGCCGCTGCCGTCACCGGGAGCGGAAAGCCGCGCCCGACCGAGACCTCGGCGGCGCTGACGAGGTCCTTGTACGCCTTGGCGAGCGGATAGCCCTCGTCGAACTCGCCCTTGAGGATCCGCGGCACGAAGTATTGCGAGGCGTAGCTGCGGCTCGTGCCGGTCGTCACCACGCCTGCCAATTGCTGCGGGTCGAGGCCCATCGCCACCGCCATCGGCAGCACCTCGGCAAGCGCCGCGATGTTGATGTCGTAGATCACGTTGTTGATCGTCTTGGTGAGCTGGCCGCTGCCGAGCGGACCCATATGCAGCACCTGGGTGCCGATGCGCTCGAGCAGCGGCTTCATCGCCGCGAAGGTCTCAGGGCTACCGCCGCACATCACCGTGAGCGTCGCGGCCTCGGCCCCGGCCGGCGCGCCGGAGACCGGCGCGTCGAGGAACGGGAAGCCTCGCGATTCCAGCGCCCGGCCGATCGCCACCGCCTGCCCATGCGCGATGGTGCTGAGATCGACCACGATCGCTCCCGGCGCGAGGCGGGCAACGAGACCGTCCGGGCCGAACAGGGCGCTCTCGACCACGTCGCCGTCGGGCAGGCAGAGCACCAGCACCTCGGTGCCTGCCACCGCCTCCCGGTCGGCCGTGACGGTGATGCCCGGCTCCGACAGGCCGGCGATCCGGGCCGGATCGGCATCGATCGCGAGAAACGTCTCGGTGCCGTCCCCCTTGCGGGCGAGGTTGCGGGCGATCGGCCAGCCCATCTGGCCGAGGCCCATCACGGCGATGCGGCGGCTCATCGGGTCGCCCCCTTGTCGTCGGCGGAGTCGATCCCGATCGCCTCGAGGAACCGCGACACCATGTTGTAGGCGCCGATCGTGGCGGTGAGCTCGACGATCGCCCGCGGGTCGAAATGGTCGCGCAGCGCCGAGAAGACCGCGGGCTCGACGTGGATCGTGCGGGTCATCGCGTCGCAATAGGCCAGGACCGCGCGCTCGCGCTCGCCGAACACGGCGGTGGGTTCCCAATCCGGCAGGGCGTCGAGCTGCGCCCGGGTCACCCCTTCGCGGAGCGCGATCGGCACGTGCTGCTCGGCCTCGTAGCGGGCCCCGTTCAGATGCGCGACCTGCACGATCACCAGTTCGCGGATGTCGCCGGGCAACTCGCAGCGCTGGCGGATCGCGGTCAGGAAGGCGAGCCAGCCCTCGGCGACCGGTGGGCTGTGCAGCAGCATCGCGTAGAGATGCAGGATCTCGCCCCGCTCGGCGACGATCCGATCGGCGAGGGGGGCCGTCTCGGGCCGGGTGGTGTCGGCGTAGGGGATGCGGGCCATCGCGGGGGGGGCTCCAGTGATGCGTCGTCGCATCCGGTACCAGACGGCGCGCTCCCCCGCGACCTCGCTTCAGGCGCTCCGGCTCAGGGGCTGCGCCGCGTGGAATCGCTGGATCTCCAGGTGGATGCGGTCGAGAGGCACCACCTTGGCCGCAGCCCCCCGCTCGATCGCCTCCTTGGGCATCCCGAACACGACGCAGCTCTCCTCGTCCTGGGCGATCGTCTGGGCACCGGCGCGGCGCATCTCCAGGAGGCCGTTCGCCCCGTCGTCGCCCATGCCGGTCATCAGGATGCCCAGCGCGTTGGCGCCGGCGGCCTGCGCCGCGGACCGGAACATCACGTCGACGGAGGGGCGGTGGCGCGAGACGAGGGGACCGTCCTTGACCGCGACCGAGTAGGTCGCGCCGGTCCGCTGGATCAGCAGGTGCCGCCCGCCCGGCGCGATCAGGGCGCGGCCCGGCAGCACCGCATCCCCGGTCTCCGCCTCCTTGACGGCGATGGCGCAGAGCCCGTCGAGCCGGCGGGCGAAGGCGGCTGTGAAGTGCTCGGGCATGTGCTGCACGATCACGATGCCGGGCGACAAGGCCGGCAGCAATTCCAGCACGTCGCGCAGGGCCTCGGTGCCGCCGGTCGAGGCGCCGATGCAGACGATCGGCTCGGTGCCCGTCACCCGGCGGGTCGGGACCGGCGGCGGCAGGATCGCGTCCGCCGACAGCTTGGCCTCGACGGTCCGGCGGGCGTCGCGCCGCGGGCGCAGGCGCGAGCGGGCGGCGGCCCGCACGGCGTCGCAGACCCGCACGGAGGATTCGACCAGGAACTGGCGCGTATCGACCCGGGGCTTGGGCAGCACGTCGACGGCGCCCGCCTCCAGCACCTCGAACAGCATCCGCGAGCCGGCTTCCGTCAGCGTCGAGCAGACGATCACCGGGATCGGCCGCTGCGCCATGATCTTGCGCAGGAAGGTGAGGCCGTCCATGCGCGGCATCTCGAGGTCGAGGATGATGACGTCGGGCACCTCCTCCTGGATGCGGCGTGCCGCCACGAACGGATCGGCGGCGGTGCCCACCACCGCGATGTCGGAGGCCGTGGCGAGGATCTGGCAGAGCGTCTGCCGGACGGAGGCCGAATCGTCGACGACGAGGACGCGGATCGGGGCGGTCGCGGGCATGGGCGTTCCCTCAGCGGCGGAAGACCGTGGACGTCACCTGGGTCAGGCCCGGGACGCCGGCGACGGACATGGATTCGGAATGGCCGACGACCAGGTAGCCGCCCGGGCGAAGGTGGCCGGAAAGTCGTTCGAGCACCGCCCGCTGCGTCGGACGGTCGAAGTAGATCAGCACGTTGCGGCAGAAGACGACGTCGACGTCGCGGTCTACGCAATAGCGCTCGTCCATCAGGTTGAGGCGGCGGAAGCGCACCCGGCGGCGCAATTCGGGCACGATCCGGCCGATCTGGCGGGCCGGGTCGCGGGCCGCCATGACGTAGCGGCGCCGGAAGGCGGGCGGCACGGCGGCGAGCATCTCCTCGGAATAGATTCCGTCGGCGGCCGAGCGCAGGACCTCCGTCGAGATGTCGGTGCCGAGGATTGCGTAGTCGAAGCGGTTGCCCGCCGCGATCATCTCCTGGAGGACCATCGCGAGCGTGTAGGCCTCGGCCCCCGTGGAGGCGGCCGAGCTCCAGATCTTCAGGAGCGGCCGGTCGCCGCGATGGGCCGGCAGCGCGCAGAGCCGCGGCACCAGCGTGTCGCGCAAGGTGTCGAAATGCGCCGGCTCGCGGAAGAAGTCGGTCTTGTTGGTGGTCACGCAGTCGACGAGGTGCACGAACTCGTCGGCGAGCCGCCCCTCGTCGAAGAGGTGGCGGGCATAGGCGTCGAGGCTGTCGAGCTGGAGCGCCCGCACGCGCTTGCGCAGGCGCCCCTCGACCATCGTGCGCTTCGAGGACGGCAGCTGGATGCCGACGCGTGCCTCGATGACCTCGGCGATCGACCGGAAATGCCGCTCGCTCAGCTGCTGCGACGTGAGAGGGAGAGACGCGGGCTGGAAGGACATGCGGGCGCCGGTCCTCAGGCCGCCAGGGCCCGGCCGGCGAGGGCCGGCTCGTCGCCCGCCATCAGCCGGGCGAGGTCGAACACGACCACGAAGGCGTCGCCGCGCCGGCCGATGCCGGCGATGTAGCTCGAGCGCCAGCGCCCGCCGACCTCGGGGGCGGCCTCCATCTCGGCGCGGTCGAGCTCCGCCACCTCGAAGACCCGGTCGGCGACGAAGCCGACCCGCAGGATCCGGTCCTCCATCGGCACGTTGAGCAGGATGATCCGGGTCGCGGGCGTCGGCGCCTCCGGCGGCAGGCCGAGCTTGGTGCGCAGGTCGACCACCGGATAGCTCTGGCCGCGCACGTCGATCATTCCGACGAGGAAGGCCGGCGCCTGCG
This sequence is a window from Methylobacterium sp. SyP6R. Protein-coding genes within it:
- a CDS encoding MFS transporter; translation: MTKPAREGLPPAQRRQAMAAVLAGVALATLDTAIANTALPTIAADLGVDPADSVWIVNAYQLAVVATLLPIAALGEIVGQRRVYLAGLALFTLASLVCALAWSLPALVAARVLQGVGASALMAVNVALIRFIYPTHELGRGLGLNAFVVGVGFALGPTMASLILVAAPWPWLFAVNLPIGLAALALARRALPETAQAGHAFDRIGALLNAATFALFVLGLGEAAHAGPLWRVLAEFGGALACGTLLLRRQADHPAPMLAVDLFRRPLFTLSAATSVCSFAAQGLAFVSLPFLFQHDLGRSQVETGFLMTPWPLVVAVMAPIAGRLSDRYPPGLLGGIGLAILALGMASLAALPAEPSVLSLTWRMALCGAGFGFFQAPNLRAIMTSAPQARAGGASGIVATSRLLGQTTGAALVAACFAIAAAHGPALALGLGAAFAGVASVVSLSRLAVRPGREAA
- a CDS encoding MurR/RpiR family transcriptional regulator; translation: MSGPPDGASVAQRIARSFPALSQSHREVARYVLDHPLKAATLPVAELAELVGVSVATANRFARALGYEGYAQFRAALVLGFEGALAPVEKLRGDLEQPADPASVFDATFAAIGRNLEATRSSLDAGACARAVAAIQAARRVYIVGFGSSSWPAGLLARNLDLTRQDVHLLATVEGPAFAARAMRRLTADDLVIVLATPRYFTDTVRLATQGRESGATVLALTDGPHSPIAAQATITLCVRTDSRYFAASDASLAALVEALSSAVAHASGSLVAAATRLTESVLPWLDGDYAAWPIRGSAVPSPDPDPEP
- a CDS encoding protein-glutamate methylesterase/protein-glutamine glutaminase; this encodes MPATAPIRVLVVDDSASVRQTLCQILATASDIAVVGTAADPFVAARRIQEEVPDVIILDLEMPRMDGLTFLRKIMAQRPIPVIVCSTLTEAGSRMLFEVLEAGAVDVLPKPRVDTRQFLVESSVRVCDAVRAAARSRLRPRRDARRTVEAKLSADAILPPPVPTRRVTGTEPIVCIGASTGGTEALRDVLELLPALSPGIVIVQHMPEHFTAAFARRLDGLCAIAVKEAETGDAVLPGRALIAPGGRHLLIQRTGATYSVAVKDGPLVSRHRPSVDVMFRSAAQAAGANALGILMTGMGDDGANGLLEMRRAGAQTIAQDEESCVVFGMPKEAIERGAAAKVVPLDRIHLEIQRFHAAQPLSRSA
- a CDS encoding NAD(P)-dependent oxidoreductase, with protein sequence MSRRIAVMGLGQMGWPIARNLARKGDGTETFLAIDADPARIAGLSEPGITVTADREAVAGTEVLVLCLPDGDVVESALFGPDGLVARLAPGAIVVDLSTIAHGQAVAIGRALESRGFPFLDAPVSGAPAGAEAATLTVMCGGSPETFAAMKPLLERIGTQVLHMGPLGSGQLTKTINNVIYDINIAALAEVLPMAVAMGLDPQQLAGVVTTGTSRSYASQYFVPRILKGEFDEGYPLAKAYKDLVSAAEVSVGRGFPLPVTAAATATYQMALLAGHGARDKGAMVLPFEAMLGVKVRAPSG
- a CDS encoding chemotaxis protein CheW, whose product is MSSVWQYLTLGLGRETFGIDIENVQEILDYRVPASLPQAPAFLVGMIDVRGQSYPVVDLRTKLGLPPEAPTPATRIILLNVPMEDRILRVGFVADRVFEVAELDRAEMEAAPEVGGRWRSSYIAGIGRRGDAFVVVFDLARLMAGDEPALAGRALAA
- a CDS encoding putative quinol monooxygenase, encoding MIHVLAIIRTKPGQRDTVLEAFRANVPAVHAEEGCIEYGAAIDTDGVGPFQTPFGPDTFVVIEKWASLDALMAHAAAPHMAAYGAKTKDHIVSRAIHVLSPT
- a CDS encoding carboxymuconolactone decarboxylase family protein, which codes for MARIPYADTTRPETAPLADRIVAERGEILHLYAMLLHSPPVAEGWLAFLTAIRQRCELPGDIRELVIVQVAHLNGARYEAEQHVPIALREGVTRAQLDALPDWEPTAVFGERERAVLAYCDAMTRTIHVEPAVFSALRDHFDPRAIVELTATIGAYNMVSRFLEAIGIDSADDKGATR
- a CDS encoding CheR family methyltransferase, with protein sequence MSFQPASLPLTSQQLSERHFRSIAEVIEARVGIQLPSSKRTMVEGRLRKRVRALQLDSLDAYARHLFDEGRLADEFVHLVDCVTTNKTDFFREPAHFDTLRDTLVPRLCALPAHRGDRPLLKIWSSAASTGAEAYTLAMVLQEMIAAGNRFDYAILGTDISTEVLRSAADGIYSEEMLAAVPPAFRRRYVMAARDPARQIGRIVPELRRRVRFRRLNLMDERYCVDRDVDVVFCRNVLIYFDRPTQRAVLERLSGHLRPGGYLVVGHSESMSVAGVPGLTQVTSTVFRR